The Tripterygium wilfordii isolate XIE 37 chromosome 17, ASM1340144v1, whole genome shotgun sequence genome has a window encoding:
- the LOC119982781 gene encoding aspartate--tRNA ligase, chloroplastic/mitochondrial-like isoform X2 encodes MASLLLKTFPLTSFSLYYKPGTPFILFKYFPKTLSRNRRVFYSVCASTSLPIPSAPPPQPKTQPYPSSSSSSNESLAKPSINTTQSLNWVSRTGLCGELSADDVGKRVRLCGWVAFHRVLGGLTFFNLRDHSGIVQVTTLPDEFPEAHSSANGLRLEYVIAVEGVVRARPSESINEKMRTGSIEVAAEHVQVFNAVRSKLPFLVTTIDDAKDSVTEEIRLRYRCLDLRRQQMNFNIMLRHKVVKLIRKYLEDAHGFVEIETPILSRSTPEGARDYLVPSRVQPGTFYALPQSPQLFKQMLMVSGFHKYYQIARCFRDEDLRADRQPEFTQLDLELAFTPLEDMLRLNEDLIRKVFLEIKGIKLPNPFPRLTYAEAMSRYGSDKPDNRFDLELKEVSDVFRESQFRVFADTLKNGGVIKVLCVPSGAQSYSNTALKKGDIYNEAIISGAKGLPFLKVLDSGEVEGIPALVSSLNSANKEQLLRECSAGPGDLILFAVGHHSLVNKTLDRLRLFVAHELGLVDHSRHSILWVTDFPMFEWNDSEQRLEALHHPFTAPHPEDMKDLSSARALAYDMVYNGVEIGGGSLRIYRRDIQQKVFETIGISSQQAEANFGYLLEAFDMGAPPHVLHQCRGNCLWFG; translated from the exons ATGGCGTCACTGCTTCTCAAAACCTTCCCTCTCACATCCTTCTCTCTTTACTACAAACCCGGAACTCCCTTCATCCTCTTCAAATACTTCCCAAAAACTCTGTCAAGAAACAGACGCGTCTTTTACTCTGTCTGCGCTTCCACTTCGCTCCCTATTCCATCAGCGCCACCACCTCAACCTAAAACTCAACcttacccttcttcttcttcttcttccaatgAATCCCTTGCCAAGCCGTCGATAAACACTACACAATCTCTCAATTGGGTTTCTCGGACAGGGTTATGTGGCGAATTATCAGCCGATGATGTGGGCAAGCGTGTCCGCTTATGTGGGTGGGTTGCATTCCACCGGGTCCTCGGTGGTCTCACCTTCTTCAATCTACGGGACCACTCTGGCATTGTTCAG GTTACAACGCTTCCTGATGAGTTTCCCGAAGCCCATTCAAGTGCAAATGGTTTGCGGTTGGAGTATGTGATTGCTGTGGAAGGTGTTGTTCGGGCCAGGCCAAGTGAGTCCATCAATGAGAAAATGCGAACTGGTTCCATTGAG GTGGCTGCAGAGCATGTTCAAGTATTCAATGCTGTGAGATCAAAGCTACCATTTTTAGTGACTACTATAGATGATGCGAAGGATTCTGTGACAGAGGAGATTCGATTGAG ATACCGATGCCTTGATCTTCGACGGCAGCAAATGAATTTTAACATAATGTTGCGGCATAAAGTGGTGAAGCTTATTCGAAAATATTTGGAGGATGCACATGGATTTGTCGAG ATTGAGACTCCAATACTTTCTAGATCTACTCCAGAAGGTGCCCGAGATTACTTGGTTCCCTCACGAGTTCAG CCAGGAACATTCTATGCTTTGCCTCAGAGTCCACAGCTCTTTAAGCAAATGCTGATGGTGTCTGGTTTTCATAAATATTATCAAATAGCTAg ATGTTTTAGAGATGAAGACTTGAGAGCAGATAGACAACCTGAGTTCACGCAGCTGGATTTGGAATTGGCTTTCACTCCTTTGGAGGACATGCTTAGGCTCAATGAAGATTTAATTAGAAAG GTTTTTCTAGAGATTAAAGGTATCAAGCTACCTAACCCATTCCCAAGGCTTACATATGCAGAAGCAATGAGTCGATATGGATCAGATAAACCGGACAATAGATTTGATCTTGAGTTGAAAGAG GTTTCTGACGTTTTCAGAGAGTCCCAATTCAGGGTTTTTGCAGATACCTTAAAAAATGGGGGAGTAATTAAAGTTCTATGTGTGCCTTCGGGTGCTCAAAGTTATTCAAACACTGCTCTTAAGAAAGGTGACATCTACAATGAAGCAATTATATCGGGAGCGAAGGGTTTGCCATTCCTAAAGGTCTTGGATTCTG GGGAAGTTGAGGGAATTCCTGCATTAGTCTCAAGTTTGAATTCAGCAAATAAAGAGCAATTGCTTCGAGAATGTTCAGCCGGGCCAGGTGATCTTATTTTGTTTGCGGTGGGACATCATTCATTAGTCAATAAAACTCTAGACAGACTCAGGCTATTTGTTGCCCACGAGTTGGGCTTGGTGGACCAT TCCAGGCATTCAATTTTGTGGGTGACCGATTTCCCAATGTTTGAATGGAATGATTCAGAGCAGAGGCTTGAG GCCTTGCATCACCCATTTACAGCACCGCATCCTGAGGACATGAAAGATCTTTCCTCCGCTCGTGCCCTTGCTTATGACATGGTTTACAATGGAGTTGAA ATTGGTGGCGGAAGTTTGAGGATTTATAGACGTGACATCCAACAAAAGGTTTTTGAAACCATTGGCATCTCTTCTCAACAG GCTGAAGCAAATTTTGGCTATCTTTTGGAGGCCTTTGACATGGGTGCTCCTCCACATG TATTACACCAATGCAGGGGGAATTGCTTATGGTTTGGATAG
- the LOC119982781 gene encoding aspartate--tRNA ligase, chloroplastic/mitochondrial-like isoform X1, whose amino-acid sequence MASLLLKTFPLTSFSLYYKPGTPFILFKYFPKTLSRNRRVFYSVCASTSLPIPSAPPPQPKTQPYPSSSSSSNESLAKPSINTTQSLNWVSRTGLCGELSADDVGKRVRLCGWVAFHRVLGGLTFFNLRDHSGIVQVTTLPDEFPEAHSSANGLRLEYVIAVEGVVRARPSESINEKMRTGSIEVAAEHVQVFNAVRSKLPFLVTTIDDAKDSVTEEIRLRYRCLDLRRQQMNFNIMLRHKVVKLIRKYLEDAHGFVEIETPILSRSTPEGARDYLVPSRVQPGTFYALPQSPQLFKQMLMVSGFHKYYQIARCFRDEDLRADRQPEFTQLDLELAFTPLEDMLRLNEDLIRKVFLEIKGIKLPNPFPRLTYAEAMSRYGSDKPDNRFDLELKEVSDVFRESQFRVFADTLKNGGVIKVLCVPSGAQSYSNTALKKGDIYNEAIISGAKGLPFLKVLDSGEVEGIPALVSSLNSANKEQLLRECSAGPGDLILFAVGHHSLVNKTLDRLRLFVAHELGLVDHSRHSILWVTDFPMFEWNDSEQRLEALHHPFTAPHPEDMKDLSSARALAYDMVYNGVEIGGGSLRIYRRDIQQKVFETIGISSQQAEANFGYLLEAFDMGAPPHGGIAYGLDRLVMLLAGANNIRDVIAFPKTSTAQCALTRAPSEVDPEQLKELSFQIQ is encoded by the exons ATGGCGTCACTGCTTCTCAAAACCTTCCCTCTCACATCCTTCTCTCTTTACTACAAACCCGGAACTCCCTTCATCCTCTTCAAATACTTCCCAAAAACTCTGTCAAGAAACAGACGCGTCTTTTACTCTGTCTGCGCTTCCACTTCGCTCCCTATTCCATCAGCGCCACCACCTCAACCTAAAACTCAACcttacccttcttcttcttcttcttccaatgAATCCCTTGCCAAGCCGTCGATAAACACTACACAATCTCTCAATTGGGTTTCTCGGACAGGGTTATGTGGCGAATTATCAGCCGATGATGTGGGCAAGCGTGTCCGCTTATGTGGGTGGGTTGCATTCCACCGGGTCCTCGGTGGTCTCACCTTCTTCAATCTACGGGACCACTCTGGCATTGTTCAG GTTACAACGCTTCCTGATGAGTTTCCCGAAGCCCATTCAAGTGCAAATGGTTTGCGGTTGGAGTATGTGATTGCTGTGGAAGGTGTTGTTCGGGCCAGGCCAAGTGAGTCCATCAATGAGAAAATGCGAACTGGTTCCATTGAG GTGGCTGCAGAGCATGTTCAAGTATTCAATGCTGTGAGATCAAAGCTACCATTTTTAGTGACTACTATAGATGATGCGAAGGATTCTGTGACAGAGGAGATTCGATTGAG ATACCGATGCCTTGATCTTCGACGGCAGCAAATGAATTTTAACATAATGTTGCGGCATAAAGTGGTGAAGCTTATTCGAAAATATTTGGAGGATGCACATGGATTTGTCGAG ATTGAGACTCCAATACTTTCTAGATCTACTCCAGAAGGTGCCCGAGATTACTTGGTTCCCTCACGAGTTCAG CCAGGAACATTCTATGCTTTGCCTCAGAGTCCACAGCTCTTTAAGCAAATGCTGATGGTGTCTGGTTTTCATAAATATTATCAAATAGCTAg ATGTTTTAGAGATGAAGACTTGAGAGCAGATAGACAACCTGAGTTCACGCAGCTGGATTTGGAATTGGCTTTCACTCCTTTGGAGGACATGCTTAGGCTCAATGAAGATTTAATTAGAAAG GTTTTTCTAGAGATTAAAGGTATCAAGCTACCTAACCCATTCCCAAGGCTTACATATGCAGAAGCAATGAGTCGATATGGATCAGATAAACCGGACAATAGATTTGATCTTGAGTTGAAAGAG GTTTCTGACGTTTTCAGAGAGTCCCAATTCAGGGTTTTTGCAGATACCTTAAAAAATGGGGGAGTAATTAAAGTTCTATGTGTGCCTTCGGGTGCTCAAAGTTATTCAAACACTGCTCTTAAGAAAGGTGACATCTACAATGAAGCAATTATATCGGGAGCGAAGGGTTTGCCATTCCTAAAGGTCTTGGATTCTG GGGAAGTTGAGGGAATTCCTGCATTAGTCTCAAGTTTGAATTCAGCAAATAAAGAGCAATTGCTTCGAGAATGTTCAGCCGGGCCAGGTGATCTTATTTTGTTTGCGGTGGGACATCATTCATTAGTCAATAAAACTCTAGACAGACTCAGGCTATTTGTTGCCCACGAGTTGGGCTTGGTGGACCAT TCCAGGCATTCAATTTTGTGGGTGACCGATTTCCCAATGTTTGAATGGAATGATTCAGAGCAGAGGCTTGAG GCCTTGCATCACCCATTTACAGCACCGCATCCTGAGGACATGAAAGATCTTTCCTCCGCTCGTGCCCTTGCTTATGACATGGTTTACAATGGAGTTGAA ATTGGTGGCGGAAGTTTGAGGATTTATAGACGTGACATCCAACAAAAGGTTTTTGAAACCATTGGCATCTCTTCTCAACAG GCTGAAGCAAATTTTGGCTATCTTTTGGAGGCCTTTGACATGGGTGCTCCTCCACATG GGGGAATTGCTTATGGTTTGGATAGATTGGTCATGCTGTTGGCTGGTGCTAATAACATCAGAGATGTAATAGCTTTCCCGAAGACATCAACCGCGCAGTGCGCCCTTACTCGGGCCCCGTCAGAGGTGGACCCTGAGCAACTGAAAGAATTATCATTTCAGATCCAATAG
- the LOC119982160 gene encoding protein NUCLEAR FUSION DEFECTIVE 6, mitochondrial-like isoform X3: MASFAAARSVLRSASARSAAARLASRGSSAKAASSPFRTSGSKPLPQRTFRCPVEMSSCVETLLPYHTATASALMTSMLSITRPSYAANDDV, encoded by the exons ATGGCCTCTTTCGCCGCCGCCAGATCAGTTCTCCGTTCTGCCTCAGCCCGGAGCGCTGCGGCGCGCCTTGCCTCCCGGGGTAGCTCCGCCAAAGCTGCTTCATCGCCCTTTCGTACTTCTGGCAGCAAACCCCTACCTCAACGCACTTTCAG GTGTCCTGTGGAAATGAGCTCTTGTGTGGAAACGCTGCTGCCATACCACACAGCTACAGCTTCCGCTTTGATGACTTCGATGCTTTCCATTACTCGCCCCAGTTATG CTGCCAATGATGATGTGTGA
- the LOC119982160 gene encoding protein NUCLEAR FUSION DEFECTIVE 6, mitochondrial-like isoform X1, with protein sequence MASFAAARSVLRSASARSAAARLASRGSSAKAASSPFRTSGSKPLPQRTFRCPVEMSSCVETLLPYHTATASALMTSMLSITRPSYVEGSAVVGSN encoded by the exons ATGGCCTCTTTCGCCGCCGCCAGATCAGTTCTCCGTTCTGCCTCAGCCCGGAGCGCTGCGGCGCGCCTTGCCTCCCGGGGTAGCTCCGCCAAAGCTGCTTCATCGCCCTTTCGTACTTCTGGCAGCAAACCCCTACCTCAACGCACTTTCAG GTGTCCTGTGGAAATGAGCTCTTGTGTGGAAACGCTGCTGCCATACCACACAGCTACAGCTTCCGCTTTGATGACTTCGATGCTTTCCATTACTCGCCCCAGTTATG TGGAGGGCTCTGCTGTTGTTGGATCGAACTAG
- the LOC119982844 gene encoding protein NUCLEAR FUSION DEFECTIVE 6, mitochondrial-like isoform X2: MASFAAARCVLRSASVRSAAARLASRGSSAKAAPSPFRTSGSKPLTHRAFRCPVEMSSCVETLLPYHTATASALMTSMLSITRRSYGCRRTR, translated from the exons ATGGCCTCTTTCGCCGCCGCTAGATGCGTTCTTCGTTCGGCCTCAGTCCGTAGCGCTGCGGCTCGCCTCGCCTCCCGGGGTAGCTCCGCCAAAGCTGCTCCGTCACCCTTTCGTACCTCTGGCAGCAAACCCCTAACTCATCGCGCTTTCAG GTGCCCTGTTGAAATGAGCTCTTGTGTGGAAACGCTGCTGCCATACCACACAGCTACAGCTTCCGCTTTGATGACTTCGATGCTCTCCATTACTCGCCGCAGTTATG GATGTCGGAGGActagatga
- the LOC119982845 gene encoding protein NUCLEAR FUSION DEFECTIVE 6, mitochondrial-like codes for MASFAAARSILRSASARIAAARLPSWGSSAKAAPSPFRTSGSKSLSQRTFRYPVELSSCVETLLPYHTATASALMTSMLSITRRSHIWFPEDH; via the exons ATGGCCTCTTTCGCCGCCGCCAGATCAATTCTCCGTTCTGCCTCGGCCCGTATCGCTGCGGCTCGCCTCCCCTCCTGGGGTAGCTCCGCCAAAGCTGCTCCGTCGCCATTTCGTACCTCTGGTAGCAAATCCCTATCTCAACGCACTTTCAG GTACCCTGTTGAATTGAGCTCTTGTGTGGAAACGCTGCTGCCATACCACACAGCTACGGCTTCCGCTTTGATGACTTCGATGCTCTCCATTACTCGCCGCAGTCATATTTGGTTTCCCGAAGATCATTGA
- the LOC119982311 gene encoding very-long-chain aldehyde decarbonylase CER1-like, producing the protein MASNPGILTDWPWKPLGSFKHVVLLPWVVHSTYSFLVRKENERDLSNFLIFPFLVWRILHNQLWITLSRYQTAKGSSRIVDKGIEFDQVDRERDWDDQIVFNGILFYLGSKTLAGASKLPVWRMDGVILTILIHMGPVEFLYYWLHRALHHHFLYSRYHSHHHSSIVTEPITSVVHPFAEHIAYFLLFSIPLLTTIFTGNASLASFVGYITYVDLMNNMGHCNFELIPNWLFSIFPPLKYLMYTPSFHSLHHTQFRTNYSLFMPFYDYIYGTMDKSSGSLYENSLKREEESPDVVHLTHLTTPESIYHLRLGFASLASKPHTKKWYLWLMWPVTLGSTVFTWVYGRTFVVERHRFQKMRLQTWVIARYNMQYLMEWKNESINSLIEEAIIEADKRGVKVLSLGLLNQGEKLNGYGGLYVERHPGLKVRVVDGSSLAVAVVLNSIPKGTTQILFRGKLTKVAWGIVSVLSHRGIQVATLRGEEYEKLSKYMGSKLKSNLLLSKSCSQKIWLVGDGLSKEEQEIATKGTTFIPFSQFPPKKLRKDCIYHTTPAMKTPMSIENVDSCENWLPRRVMSAWRVGGIVHAMEGWEEHECGFIDHINNNNIHKVWEASLRHGFQPL; encoded by the exons ATGGCTTCTAATCCTGGAATTCTCACTGACTGGCCATGGAAGCCTCTCGGAAGCTTTAAG CATGTGGTGTTGCTTCCTTGGGTGGTTCACAGCACATACTCATTTTtggtaagaaaagaaaatgagagagaccTCTCAAACTTCCTCATATTCCCATTCCTTGTATGGAGAATCCTCCACAACCAGCTCTGGATCACCCTCTCCCGCTACCAAACCGCCAAAGGCAGTTCCCGGATCGTCGACAAAGGCATCGAGTTCGATCAGGTTGATAGAGAACGAGACTG GGATGATCAGATTGTTTTCAATGGGATATTATTTTACTTGGGAAGCAAGACACTGGCTGGGGCATCAAAACTGCCGGTGTGGAGAATGGATGGTGTGATTTTAACGATTCTTATACACATGGGTCCAGTGGAGTTCCTCTACTACTGGCTTCACAGGGCTCTTCATCACCATTTTCTCTACTCACGTTACCATTCACATCACCACTCCTCCATCGTCACCGAACCCATCACAT CTGTGGTTCATCCATTTGCAGAACACATAGCCTACTTCCTGCTCTTTTCAATACCATTACTAACCACCATATTCACCGGCAACGCCTCCCTGGCCTCCTTCGTCGGCTACATCACCTACGTTGATCTAATGAACAACATGGGTCACTGTAATTTTGAGCTAATCCCTAATTGGCTCTTCTCCATTTTTCCTCCTCTCAAGTACTTAATGTACACTCCCTC ATTTCACTCTCTTCATCACACTCAATTTCGGACTAATTACTCATTGTTCATGCCATTCTACGATTACATCTATGGTACAATGGACAAATCTTCTGGTTCTTTGTACGAGAATTCTCTAAAAAGGGAGGAAGAATCTCCGGACGTGGTTCACTTGACCCATCTAACCACGCCGGAGTCGATTTACCATCTCCGGCTAGGGTTTGCTTCATTGGCGTCCAAGCCTCACACCAAGAAATGGTACTTGTGGTTAATGTGGCCTGTCACGCTAGGGTCCACGGTCTTCACTTGGGTTTATGGTCGCACTTTTGTGGTTGAGAGGCATCGATTCCAGAAGATGAGGTTACAAACTTGGGTTATAGCAAGATACAATATGCAA TACTTAATGGAATGGAAAAATGAATCCATCAATAGCTTGATTGAGGAAGCTATTATTGAAGCAGATAAAAGAGGAGTCAAAGTATTGAGCCTTGGTCTCTTAAATCAG GGGGAGAAGCTGAATGGGTATGGTGGGCTTTATGTAGAGAGGCATCCAGGGCTTAAAGTGAGAGTGGTGGATGGGAGTAGTCTGGCAGTTGCTGTTGTTTTaaacagcattcccaaagggaCAACACAAATTCTCTTCAGGGGTAAACTCACCAAGGTTGCATGGGGCATTGTCTCTGTCCTTTCTCATAGGGGCATCCAG GTGGCTACATTACgtggagaagaatatgagaagcTGAGTAAATACATGGGGAGCAAGTTAAAGAGTAATTTGTTGCTGTCGAAAAGTTGTTCGCAGAAG ATTTGGCTGGTTGGAGATGGATTGAGTAAGGAAGAACAAGAAATTGCAACAAAAGGAACAACATTCATTCCCTTCTCCCAGTTCCCACCCAAGAAGCTACGCAAAGACTGCATCTACCACACAACTCCTGCAATGAAAACTCCAATGTCTATTGAGAATGTGGACTCGTgtgag AACTGGTTGCCTCGAAGGGTGATGAGTGCATGGAGAGTGGGAGGAATAGTGCACGCCATGGAAGGATGGGAAGAGCATGAATGTGGGTTTATTGATcatatcaacaacaacaacatacaCAAAGTTTGGGAAGCAAGTCTACGTCATGGATTTCAACCTCTCTGA
- the LOC119982229 gene encoding sister chromatid cohesion protein DCC1, with translation MPKYGGGEAVLNMQPNSSISVAYHPQFGPHDDLILLELDEKLLQDVLQQKVIIRGQPDEDAVLCTQLKTYGIKFVGTSNSVFLVPPSDQALSFDDLEDCDGKDNDFKVVASVIKVAAGSMELTEVAPRLEKLKLLISENPYSSDEMEDLEDIENTKKGLYKWDDLVDRVQASDNELRTGLHALSAVEINGYWRIVDEKYMDNTLRMLLHNSILNDWSLDLLHEDEVVNVMISDGFPHELVLHCLNVFCSKMDGGEGRIRSWRLNDRRVCVHFARQILREGKMKMETFMAEWKQKIPDGMQASFDMLEGEVLTERLGVETWVRPFSLSSLPSTPAQRFSALFSERPKWEEKDLQPYIRDLKVPGLSSEALLLKYTRRTQPTVDAEPVFSAR, from the exons ATGCCAAAGTACGGAGGGGGTGAAGCAGTATTGAATATGCAGCCAAACTCTTCAATATCTGTTGCATATCATCCCCAATTCGGTCCTCATGATGATCTGATACTCCTTGAACTTGATGAGAAACTCCTTCAGGATGTTCTCCAGCAAAA GGTAATTATAAGAGGGCAGCCTGATGAAGATGCAGTTCTTTGCACCCAGTTGAAAACTTATGGAATCAAGTTTGTGGGAACTTCTAATTCTGTATTTCTTGTACCCCCATCTGATCAAGCTTTGtcatttgatgatttggaagattGTGATGGTAAGGATAATGACTTTAAAGTTGTTGCCTCCGTCATCAAGGTGGCAGCTGGTAGTATGGAGCTAACAGAGGTTGCTCCCAGACTTGAAAAGCTTAAATTGCTTATCTCAGAGAATCCTTACAGTTCTGATGAAATGGAGGATTTGGAGGACATAGAGAATACTAAAAAGGGTTTGTATAAATGGGATGACCTCGTTGACAGGGTTCAGGCCAGTGACAATGAATTGAGGACTGGATTACATGCTCTTTCAGCAGTGGAGATAAATGGTTATTGGAGAATTGTGGATGAGAAATACATGGACAACACTCTGAGAATGCTGTTGCACAATTCAATATTGAATGACTGGTCACTTGATCTACTTCATGAAGACGAAGTTGTGAATGTGATGATATCAGATGGGTTTCCCCATGAACTTGTTCTCCACTGTTTGAATGTTTTCTGCAGCAAGATGGATGGCGGTGAGGGTAGAATTCGCTCGTGGAGGTTGAATGATCGGCGAGTGTGTGTACATTTTGCTAGACAAATTTTGAGAGAagggaagatgaagatggagactTTCATGGCAGAATGGAAGCAAAAAATTCCAGATGGAATGCAGGCTAGCTTTGATATGTTGGAAGGTGAAGTTTTAACAGAAAGGCTTGGCGTTGAGACTTGGGTTCGCCCCTTTAGCCTCTCTTCGTTGCCCTCTACACCTGCACAACGTTTCTCCGCGCTCTTCAGTGAGCGGCCAAAATGGGAAGAGAAAGATTTGCAACCCTACATCAG GGATTTAAAAGTTCCTGGTCTTTCTTCAGAAGCTTTGCTTCTGAAATACACTCGAAGAACGCAGCCAACTGTTGATGCAGAACCTGTTTTCAGTGCAAGATAG
- the LOC119982160 gene encoding protein NUCLEAR FUSION DEFECTIVE 6, mitochondrial-like isoform X2, with translation MASFAAARSVLRSASARSAAARLASRGSSAKAASSPFRTSGSKPLPQRTFRCPVEMSSCVETLLPYHTATASALMTSMLSITRPSYGCRKTR, from the exons ATGGCCTCTTTCGCCGCCGCCAGATCAGTTCTCCGTTCTGCCTCAGCCCGGAGCGCTGCGGCGCGCCTTGCCTCCCGGGGTAGCTCCGCCAAAGCTGCTTCATCGCCCTTTCGTACTTCTGGCAGCAAACCCCTACCTCAACGCACTTTCAG GTGTCCTGTGGAAATGAGCTCTTGTGTGGAAACGCTGCTGCCATACCACACAGCTACAGCTTCCGCTTTGATGACTTCGATGCTTTCCATTACTCGCCCCAGTTATG GATGTCGGAAGACTAGATGA
- the LOC119982844 gene encoding protein NUCLEAR FUSION DEFECTIVE 6, mitochondrial-like isoform X1 — translation MASFAAARCVLRSASVRSAAARLASRGSSAKAAPSPFRTSGSKPLTHRAFRCPVEMSSCVETLLPYHTATASALMTSMLSITRRSYGWLLEDN, via the exons ATGGCCTCTTTCGCCGCCGCTAGATGCGTTCTTCGTTCGGCCTCAGTCCGTAGCGCTGCGGCTCGCCTCGCCTCCCGGGGTAGCTCCGCCAAAGCTGCTCCGTCACCCTTTCGTACCTCTGGCAGCAAACCCCTAACTCATCGCGCTTTCAG GTGCCCTGTTGAAATGAGCTCTTGTGTGGAAACGCTGCTGCCATACCACACAGCTACAGCTTCCGCTTTGATGACTTCGATGCTCTCCATTACTCGCCGCAGTTATGGTTGGCTTCTCGAAGATAATTGA